ACCGGGGTCGAACCACATGGAGTTTTAAATCTagtaaaactaagaaaattaattgcggggcaaataaattatttgaaattgatttaaaaataagctaagGTTTAGGATCCACTCTctgtattcaaactataattttaatactctctcatttatattttgcctcacttttaccaattaattattatatcatttaattctatgtgtgtggataaatatagaataaGGTACCTAATGTGTCCcattatattaatgtgtcaacattatgtcaaaataccataaaattcagtgagatttataaattaacatgacataaaaataattagaaaagaattaaataaacttaaaaaaaactcatttgagaaaataataataataaatagtttaaaacattgagcttCACCTTTCACCtcagcttaataaaattagctactcatattgaaagaaaacacaacactctttttatttgataaactttttgaaatatattacaaagaaaattgatacaaatggaaataagaaaagaaaagaaagaaagaaagaaaatcttcaGTCTCGACTTCAGCTCTCAAATTAGTTCTCTcggcttttgaaaaatcagctCCAGCTTCCCCCTATCTCGCCTGCATCCccttgccttttataggcaaggAAATcgtcttcttttattttattttattaatattaatattttattttatttttatattatatatatatattgaattgtcacgcctcctgaccatcaccaacatgtttttgttcttttgttcttttttttctttttttattttattttatttattatttagtattaCATCTCTTCAATTTTTGTTCCAGTAGTTCTTTTTTATTCCAGTAGTTCTTCTTTGTTTCCGCtttcaattctaattctatttttattcctgaaaaatatttacaagataaaaattaacacaaattacgaattaatttaacataaaatatatttggggcgtattaaaataatttagaaataatgaacACATTAATCGAtacaataagtgaaaaactaataattgtatctttattaaatgtacactttttagtgtcaatcacaccccccaaccagcttattacTAGGCCCTAGCAATTTaagcaataaaaatttagagaaatttcaaaaccaaattgaaaatctttttttttttgaaaaattgtgtTTACCTCCTTcatcagattaatgacaacaatcaaataaaagtataagcattatcttcaACCTAAAGAAAATCACACCCGCTCAAAACAGTTCAGTAAAATCCTGTAAAATGATCAATCATCAGAGCTACATTAATCAAGTCACTTTTAAGAATGATAcatcaaaccccaaaatctcacgaTTAAGAGTGACTCTCTCAAAAGAAGATATACCCCAAATTAATttgtcactctaaaaaaatggtaaatttgagagaataataaaacaatatcacaCACTCTTaccaagataaaaaataatgcccacaacttagaaataaaatgatctcaaGTCCAATGAAttacaagcaaaatttattttacttttatacaTCACCACATCTTTTAGTCCATATTACCAGCTTTTACTTCATATTATAGTTCCCAAAAATcgagaaggacttttattaagacgtaacgtaggctagggttatagctaacaaaaaaaataataggaaaaacaaaaatatatgtttgaaaaatagggGACTTTTTGGAGATTATgaggtgctttttttttttgcttggattttttttgatatatacatttcatctttctttttttttcttttttatagcACCATTATTAGGAATACATAATCATCCctatttttaaacataattgagtgatggaaaacataaaacataaggTGATACTCCTCATTGGAGTAGGAAAATATGATAGGTTaccaaagaaaaagtttttttttttttcaaaggctCCAAGGGGTTAACTATTGATTCTTTATAATAGGGTTGGCTAGAAAgactcaaacggatcaaagatgaccTTTTGTCATCTTTTAGGGTTCCATATAATCTTTCATATCCACTAGTTCAATGAACTTTTAGATGCGGctgaacaaatatttttttttaaaaaaatattgagatcTTGTACAATAAATTGTGAAGCTGTATAGGCAAACAAAGTTACTCTCCAAGGATAATAGACTCAAAAACTCGCTTGGTCTTTTCATAACATGGGCATTCCTCCAAATGGCTCAATCAATTTCACTCATCCAATTTCTCAATTTGCGTTTCAACACGCAAAAGGAAAAACATAGTGTAACATAACTCAaggccaaagataatacaaataccaaaatttgaaaattgtcatgttatccaatgttaaaagatcacactgaaaaagaaaactctttttttttataaagaaaacacaaaaagaaattgggaCTGATTGCAGAAACTTAAGGGAGAtgattaagagaaaaagagaaaaagattaaaaacaaaaagttagcaacattgttttttagaagaaaacacaaaaattaagaagatgcgtttctagagacACTATATATTCTATATtctgccatcttcgactcaaattgttatccaaagttagtctttacaacaaaaattagtaaaaacatcaCTATGACTGagacattccacaattatcaattattccCTCCCCTCAACCTGAAGgagacattgtcctcaatgtctAAATAAAggagtagagtttagaagatatCACATGGCCGCTGTTGGAAATATTTACAGAcagagagttaaatctaatttacactttttaCGAGAGTTACTGCCATCGTCAGTAGTTGCCCAATCCAACGCCAAAGTCATGGGATCTGGCTCTAGTTTGCAAGCttgcaaaagatcaagtaactcattagcagtagaagcacaaatgaagagttttttcgctGAGGatggaatgaaataatttttattgcatgattaagaaatgttattaagccatcataaaaattattaacatttaacaaaccgatgagtTTTTTATGGATATTCAAATGGGCCCAAGAAGCAAATGTAATTAACGCCTCCAAAGTTGCAAGGTCTcctggcaagaaaataaaagcgtCAGCATGATTCAACATTTCagatattctttcttgcatacctgagacaactaactcttctccagttggtGGGTCTAGTAGACATCCTAAAGGTTTTAAGGCTTTTGGAATGATGCCTAGCACTTGGCTTGCTCGAACGAAAGCAGCTTCAGAGACAAgctttgataaccctcggacacctcctccatatacaagaTGTAG
This window of the Citrus sinensis cultivar Valencia sweet orange chromosome 8, DVS_A1.0, whole genome shotgun sequence genome carries:
- the LOC127899375 gene encoding cytokinin riboside 5'-monophosphate phosphoribohydrolase LOG8-like, with protein sequence MAATSSSQLNNICVLSGFRCGKYKEFIQAFVDLGRTIAKRKLHLVYGGGVRGLSKLVSEAAFVRASQVLGIIPKALKPLGCLLDPPTGEELVVSGDLATLEALITFASWAHLNIHKKLIACKLEPDPMTLALDWATTDDGSNSRKKCKLDLTLCL